gttttgttcatcTTAATGGACTTTTAATTAATCTAAGAATTTATCCCTTGATGTACTCAGGTAAAGTGGTGGGATGAAATGGCATTGCTTTGCTTAAAAGTTTGATCTTTCCTCCTCTTCTTTATTTTCCCTCCTCCAAGCAATcttagtaaaaaaaatattattggtTTATAATTTTTACTTGAGGGTTTAGTTACCTCTACCGTCATGAGCAAGAAcacccattttttttttctgaaaccAAACAtcagtccttttattattaatatttaaaaacaataCAAGGGGGTGTTGACTGTGAACCCTGAAAAGGGTACTCAATGAAATCTTATACGTAATGAAATTCAAACTAACTCTGATGAGAAATACAGTAAGATAGACCAGTTTGTGGATTATGAACTGATATTTAACCAACCTAACCTTTGGTTGCAGGTTTTGGACCGCGGCGAAAGAATTGAACTTCTAGTGGACAAGACAGAAAACTTACAATTCCAGGTAATTACATATCTTTTGATTGAGTGGTTAGGAAGAAATAAAGACTTATAGTTGATGTAATATACTCATGGGAACTTCTGGGCTTGAATCCAGGCTGACAGCTTCCAAAGGCAAGGAAGGCAACTGCGCCGAAAAATGTGGCTGCAAAACCTCCAAATGAAGCTGATGATTGCAGGAGCAGTAATCGTATTGATCGTGATACTGTGGCTTATTGCATGTGGAGGTTTCAAATGTTGATGATTGCTTGACAAAGCAAAATGCTGGAACTTTAGAGTATGTTTTTAGCTGGTTTCCTTTACTTGGATGTACAAAGCGTTTCTTGTCATGTACATTGAGACTCTGGAGTCTTTGCCAAAGTCTAGAAACACAGAACatgtaattataaaaaaaaaaaaaaaaagacactaGTACAACACTACTTTTTCTTGGCCTTTTTTTGTTTGTTGTTATGTGCTCTTGTTTTTAATTCCAATGATAATTGGCTTGGCCTTGCCAAACTCTTGAGCTGTTTCTCATCTTTGGCATAAGCGAATAAATGTTTCTTCACCTTTATTCCTCTCTCAACAGTTCTGgctttattattattactttGGGGATAAGTCGGTTATATTGTGTGTAGTACAATATTGGCACTCTCATCTCTTTCTTTTTTATCCCCTTAAAGGATGTCTCCACTCGGAGTAAGTAAATAGTACGAAATGAATGAGAAAGTTTCAACAAGGGTGACGTGTCAAATGACGTGGCGGAATTGATGGGGACCTCCACGTGTAACTATGAGTTGGCCTCAATAAAAAGGGGTCCTCGCACGTGACGTCTCCCTGTCATTGGAGCGCCACCACAGCCactttttcttctctctttcacAATGCTTAACAACGGCTAGTTAGCCATCTTCAACAATTTTGTTAGGAATATTTTAAAGCATAATACATTACCGTTGAGAAAAAActccaaaatttgtatttatttaggAGAGATTTCTTCATACGGAAAACATCACATTTTCTTAATCTTAGATTTTTTTATAACACCCAATAATTTAAATCTTCCTATAAGTGACTCTTTTTTTCTTATCCAAAAGATTTAGTCTTATCTTAAATACATCATATTAAAGCAAAGCAAGCTCCgaaaataaaatgagtaatatgATTGGCTGGGGCACATAGATTGTTTcaaaaactacaaaaaaaaatggCATCAACTAACACTGAAACCGAAGCACAACGTTTCCCTTTTTAATAGCCCTAATAATATGTATAGGAATTCGTTATTAAGATTAGGTTACTTTCATTATTTTAAGTAATTTATGATTAAAAACGATTATGACTTGATAATTGAAGCAAGCAACGTAATGTTTTGGTCTTTCATGCTACCACCATAATTCAGATACCAAACATTAATAGATTTTATCATTATTGTTTTTAATCTTTATCTATTTGAGTTTGGTTGGAAGTTATCCCTTTCTTTATTTCcttaattaacttttttttatttttaatttataatctaTCTATTTAAACCCAGATGTTGACTGAACACACCAACAGGTAGAACACAGAGAGAGACGaagacaaaaaataaaaaataaaaaatctgaaGAGAAGAGCGTAGCGTTACTACTTGCTACTACCTAAACAAGGAGACCACTGTAACAACCCTGCTCTGTGCTCTACCATAATAGTCCACCCAAAAGGGAGGGaatttctctctcttcttctctgtgACTGCCAACTTCCGGATCGGTCTCTTTTTCCAATCTCTTCTATTACAAGCAATTATTCATCATTATTTTACTTCTTCGTTTTCTCCTCCTCTCTCTGtcatataaataaaaaagtttcCTTCTTTCAGTTTCACTCCCCAAAAGGCCAGAACCCAACCCAGCCATTGGACCGCCCTTCTCCGGTGACCGGAGACCACCTCAACCGGATAGAACCCCTTTAACGGCTCAGTAGAATAAACTGAAGTCAAAGTAAGTGATTTTTCCCAAATGGGTTGCTTCAATCTTCGTTTTTGTTTTCTGGGTTGTCGTTTTCTTCAAGGCTTCTTAGCTTTATCCATTCAGTCTCACTGTTGATGGAAAGTATTACGCTCCCaaggaaaaaaaaattcccatctTTCTTTTCTAACTAACAAAAcgatttttttcatatatttatacatgCCGAAAAGCTCAAAAAGCTTTCTTTTACTTGGTTTGTTGTGTTTTACGCTTCTTAACCAGTTGGGTTTGGCTAATTTGGTCccattgttttttttgttttttttgtttttccagATCTCCAGCATTTTGTCAAACAGATGGGGAACTGTTTCGCCAAGCCGAAGAAACTCGCGTCTCCGGTACTGGCGCCGGTTTCGGTCTCGGTTCCGGTGACGATGGCTAAACCGAAGAAAAAATCGACGGCGGAGATCGTCCCCCACGATCACCACTCGACTGTCCGGCTCTACGGCACCCCCATCAGCTCCCATACGGCTTACATCCGGTTCGCACTACAACACAAGGGCGTCCCGGTCCGGTTCACCCCCTCGATTTCCGACCCGCCCCTGATCGAAGTCGGAGCAGAGCGGGTCTCGGGTTCCCGGGAGTCTCTTCTCCAGTACATTGAGTCCAAGTTCCCGAACCCGCCGCTGGCGGTGAAAAAATGCAACGGCGAGGATGCCAAGCCGTGGGTAGTGACGTTGACGGCGTTACAGCACAGGAGCATGACATGGCATGTGGAGAGGCTTTTGAGGTGGTCAGAGGACCTGGGGGCGCGTGGGGGAAAGAAGAGAGGCAGCGGCGGCGGAATCGACCCGCGCGTGGGGACTCCGAGAATGGAAGTGAAGAAGTTCAATAAGAGCTACTCTCAGTTGCTGGAGTTGATGCTTGAACACGCTCAGATGGAGGAACGAGTCCTCTTTCCAATTCTCAACTCCGCCGATCCAGGTTTCTATTTCCCATTTTATTTATATCAGTtacttttatttcattttttaatcggaaaatatttttcttttcctttttcttgaaACCTTGTATTAATTTTCCAGAAATTTATTATTAGCATCATTCTACTTTTTTTTGTCAATTCAATTTTTTATATAGATTGTCAAAAATAGTTTAGATTGTTTTCGCAGTATTTTTTTAGAATGAAATTCAATCTCTCTATATTAACTCAATGTCTTTACTTTTTTTTTGCTCAAATATATTAATTCAATGTCATTTTAATGCTTTGTGttttattgttaaaaaaaaaatatctgcCATGGAAATTTAATGAGTTTTTTTATTGTGCGTATGCCATAATTAAGGTCATGTTtggtataaattttttattattgtatttattttatcTTGTGTGTTAAGCAAGGAATTCATTTGGTATTTTGGATAGGGATAGTGTATGGGATCATCCTATTATTGGGTTATAAAGACATTACTATTTTGAAAGTTTTGTAGTTTATCTAAAATGTAAATTGTCTAGATTTGTTTTGAAGGAAAGCTCTTTTACAAGTTTACTTAACTTTTTATTCTAATAAGAAAAAAAGCTTAATGATTACTTTGGATGAAACCATGTTTTCTTTTTGTGTTACGGAAAGAGATAGCCTCTCTCTGAAGCAACCAACCCTTTTTGTGTTTTCGGAGAATATTGTGTAGCCCATAAAGCTGACAATGATGATGATAATGGCAGGAATATGTAAAGCTGCAAATGAGGAACATGCTAGGCACCTACCTATAATGAATGGCATCAAAGAAGACATAAAATCCATTGGAGTTTTGGACAATGGCAGCCCTGCCTATCTAGAAGCTTTCTCCAACCTTTCTAAACGCCTCAAAACACTGCTGGTGATAACATCAACTCTCTTCTATATTTCTTTTACAAAGTGTCTTTATAAGAAGCTACTATTGATTTATACCAAGGTTTAGAGAATAGGAGAATGGAAAGTTATATAGTATGTGTTTTAAGCTTGAAATGAATGGTTTTTTTAGATGATGTTGGAAGACATTGTTGTTTTTAACTAACAGGGCCTTATTGTGGCTAACAGGAACACTGCAAAGAACACTTTGTGGAGGAGGAAATACAAGTACTTCCCTACATAGAGGCGACTGAGCTGAGCAAACCGAGGCAGCGGAGAGTGCTAGAGCAGTCGCTGGACGTGATGCAAGGGACTCACTCGCGATTGTTCAACTTTTTCCTCGAAGGGCTGCTTCCTCTAGACGCAATGCAGTACTTGGATTTGGTTGCCATGTGCCACGACGAAGAACGAATGTCCTCCATGCTTCAGATGATCGAGGACATTAATAGTCTATGATCAAAATTGCAGAGATGAGTTGCTGTGTTCtgtttttgtttatgttaatacACAGTGAGTGAGTCTCACCTAAATCACTGACATAACAAGATATATTATGGTTTTTTTTCACTGCTTTCTTAGCCAATGTGAGCTCCAGTTTCTAGTTTGAGTCTGCAAATTTGTGGTAAATGAACAAATTGGCAGAAGGGTCGATAAAGAGGAGCATTTGTGAACTGCAGAGGAGATGTTGtttactttctttctttcttttttttttcttaaaacatTATTAGTTCAGTGTGCATTGTAAATATATTAGTACTTGGATCAACTTGTAACAAAAATTTGTGTTGTTTTGATATTAAGagaaataagagtgaaaaatgagACTTCTGTGATGATTCTTCTTCTCTGACTTAAAACATTGATTGTTTCTAACCAAAATAAATAGATATTTTTATTGGAGTCACGTGAAAGTGACATATCTCCTGGGAAGGCATTGTTTAAATTAAAGCACATTAACCAACAAGTGTGATTTGATCTCTCATTTTggtaatatatacacataaaacAAAGGAGATAAGAGACCAATTATTATGGGGTTCAGATGTTGATTGGAAGATCCATAAAAAAAAGTTCACATGGCTTGCAGAGTTTGCAGTGTAAGTTCTGCCACGTGTTGTATGACCCAATTTAGTATTAGAAAtggttaaaaaaaatgtgtgtgggAACTGAGATTAACATGGTGTGTAGTGGTGTCCTCTGGTATAAGTTCCAAACTTATGAGAAAGAGATAAATAAGAAAATAGTTCAAAGTTGAAATAGATTGTGGAAAATGACATTCATTTTTAGTAGAGTTTGCTGGGTTTCTGTCCAAAAGAAATGAGGGCCCCAAAATCCGAAGGATATAATGTAGTAAATGTTACTGCCATTATCAGAAACTATTTAAAGTCAAATGGGTAATCATAGTATAAATAGAATATGAAGTAGCCATAAATACTAGTTGAATTCTACACATGACCAAGTGGCCTATTTTATATAGAAAGGTTATTATTTGGGTGTTTTTCTCCCCATCTCCAACTAATATGACCCTGTTGTTacactaacattaaaattaaaaaaatttaacattatatttagtattattttttttcattcttaCTACAATACTAAAATTTGGTATAttctatattattttattattttattttatatataaaataatatacatatatatttattattaaagcaAAATAGTACTGTGCGTTTTATTTTTGTCGTATTTGGTTAGAGCTGCCCTGAACTACTTTTGCTACGGTTAGTGAAAATTGACATCGGTTCTTAAGGGAGTACCTACTTCGTAGTATTACCAACCCTATAGTGGTGTGAAACTAATTTATATAGTATAGAGTGAGCCCACTTGGTGAGTTAAGCTATCTTGCTTTCGTTTTCAATTCAACTTATAATACTATTCTAAATACAAATTTAAACATattatttgtttaaaattaatatgATAATCTACGATTGATTGGCAAAAGAAATATACTTAATTAGTgtttaaaaattgaaatatagTATTAGTGTCCTTCTAACGGTATTTTCTGCATATGCGTTCCATCAAATTCTTCTTTTTTgtgtctttttttttattaaaaaaagttttaaaaaaacgATCATTATTGGCAAATGATAGTAGAGCTTCTCATGATTGGTAGGTCTAAAAGTCAAATACAGAGATATATGAGTCAAACATCACATCAAGTGTGTGTTAGACAGTGTTTTGAGTAAATTTGCAAGAAAATAAAGAAGTGATGAGTTAGAGATTACTCCTTCCTAACTACTAAAACTCCTCCTAGACTTTGTAACCACTTCAATTCAACAATTTATCTTATATAGATTACCAAACCTATATTGTATTAAAATAAATCCTTGAAACTTAATCAATTATTCACAAATAATTTATACCATGCATCATCACtattaaatttaatttactaaactaatcAGTAGGAAAATTAAAAGAGAAAGTTTTAGAAAATATTCTCAATGAGAATCTGTTGACACGTATTTTGGTAGTTTGAAAGGAAATGAAAAAGTAGGCATACATATATAGttgattaaaataatattatatattatgacATTGTTTCTAGAGATATTTACACTTCATGATacaagtttaaaatttattatacacacaaatatatctACAATGTTTGACACATTTTCTAATTTTATATACAAgttttataacatattttaatatatatatgtatatattaaatggacatattttaaacttattcctcaaaactTTTCCGTATCATATTATTTTCTGTAGTTTTATACAATCTTACTCATTAACCCTATGTTTGGAAGAtgagaaaaatgagagaaaataaaatttaggGAAGAAAAGTAGATAGAGAGCAAAGTGTAAGTTAAATCCCCACATGAGCTAACTTGAAAACAGAATCAACAAACAAATAACAGATTTAGTTACAACAGCTCAGCtcagtttcttttttattttcaaagtCTACTCTAACTGTTTCAATCAAACCAACAGTATAAATAAAATGGCAGTATATTAGAGAaacatacataaaacttacatagCTATTTTGAGAGAAGTCCACAATATTTTGCTTGTGGTTTGAGAGAGATTCGCTGGGGTTTTTTGGAGAGTGTACCTCAGAGAGAAAGTCAAGGGGAAAATAAAAAAACTTTCTAGGAAACAAAATTGAGGGAAggcaagaaagaaaaacaaagagaGATAACACACTTTGTGATTACCAGTAAAGATTGTGACTTGGAATCATACCTGGTTTATAATTTTGATCTTGAAATAGTGAAATGGCTGAGCTCTTCTCTGAGGCGAGCTCGACAAGGATGTAGCCCCAAACTTGGTGGTGAACCTCGATAATCATTGTCTTGAtttactctctttctctctctttctcaattTTTTGATCTGCTATTGCCTTATTTGTTCAATCTGATATTTTGAGTTTTCTAGGGTTCAGTAGGAAAATTCGAAGGAAGCTCATTTCTTTGCacataaaacataattaaaaacatTAGGTTTTGTTTTTCTTGTTATTTGTTTACTGGAAAAGTATTTCTTGGGCTAACGTTGTCAAAATCTCATTGGTTAGAATTTTGAAGACAAAATGTCAAAAGTGACCTTGTTGTTTTTGTTAACAATGGGTTGAATTGTATAAGGATAAAAGGGTAAAATCCTTACAGTGGTATCAGAGTCAGGTTCAGGAGGCTCCAAGATTCAACCACTGGTGACTAAGAAACAAAGCAAGACTGGAGGAAATTGACCCTCAAGGAGTAGATCTTGGTCTTGAAGGGTTTGTGGATGTCCCATTGGACAATCTGACTGAAACTTCCTTAACTCAAACTCAATTTTTATTTGATTACTGTAAAATGAGTAATATTAAAGTGGACATTGACAGGTTTGATGGAATTGGTGACTATAAGATttggagaagaaaaatcaaatcttTGTTAGCACAACAAAAGCTGCTTCGGTAACTAGAAGAACCAATTGAGTGGCCTGAAAATACATCAAAGATTCAACAGGAAGAATATCTGGAAACAACCACTGGAATTATTATTTTCAATTTGTCTGATTCTATCATTAGACTAGTGGATAAGGAGGAGACACCAACCAAGATATGGAAGAAATTGGAAGAACAATTTCAGCAGAAATCACTCACCAATAAAATCTTTTTAAAGGAGAGGATTTTTGGGTTCCAGATGAGTCATTCAAAGAATCTTGAACAGAATTTGGATGAGTTTTTAAGGATGCATATTGAGTTAGCAAACTCAGGGAAAGATGAAGCATTAAGTGATGAAAATTAAGCCATTATAATTCTCAACTCACTGCCAGAGTCATACCAAGAGGTGAAAACAACCCGTAAATATGGCAGAACAGAGATAACAATGGAAGAGGTTTGAGGGCAATCCCTCAAGTCTAAAGACTTGGAGATGAAGAATGAGAAACTGGGAAACTCTCATGGGGAGCTAAATCTGAGTCGTGGGAAACAAACTCAAAAGAAACCCTGGCATAGGAGAGGCAGAAGTCAGAGTAGAGGTCATTACAAAGGAAATTACAATTCTGAGAGAGGAAGGTCTAGCTCAAAGGGTCCAAGTGACCATAAGGGATGTTATCACTATGGCAAGCCTAGGCATTTAAAGAGGGACTGCTATCTACAGAACATAAAGAATAAAAATAAGGCAGAAGAGCAAGAATCCAACTTTCAAAAAATAGATCAACACTCAACCAACTATAGTGATGGCTATGATAGTGGAGAAGTGTACATGGCTGCCACATCTTTAGGAGATGACTGGATATTATATTCTGGTTGTACCTTTCATATGACTAACAATAAATCTTTGTTGTCTGATTTCAGGGAAACAAGAGGAAAAGTTATTCTAGGAAACAACCAGACATGTGAAATAGAAGGTTCTTGGACAGTGAGTTTCAAGATGTTTGATGGGGTCATCAAGTCACCAACTAGAGTGAGGTATGTTCCTAATCTgtctagaaatttaatttcattaAGTGCGCTTGATGACATGCAGATAGAAAACAAGATCAAAGCTAGACAGATGAAACTTTGTAAAGGAACCTTGGTAATAATGAAAAGCCAGAAAAATGAAGGACTGTACTACTTATGTGGAGAGCCAATTGCCAAAAGCAATCATACTGTTACTACCTCACCAGAAGATACCAAAGCTATTCTTTGGCACAGAAGACTCAGACACATCAGTGAAAAAGGGTTACAGCTCATAAGTGATCAAAAGCTTCTTGGCAAAGACAAGGTAACAAAGGTAGACTTTTGTGAATAATGCATTTTAGGAAAACATCATAGACTGAAATTCAAAACTAGAACTCATAAATCAAAAGGCATATTAGATTATATTCATTCAGAGTTATGGGGACCTAAAAAGACTAATACACATGGTGGCTGCTCTTATTTTATGTctattgttgatgatttttctagaaaAGTTTGGATTTTCCTtcttaaaaataaaagtgatgcttTTAAGAAATTTAAAGATTGGAAAACATTGATTGAAAACCAaactgttgacccagattttggccaactgacatggagtcaaagtacgcttgacgtggatgaatacgttgaaaagaatgtgatgacgaaaataataagaacacaagattttatagtggttcggtcccagaatctggtaataacctatgtccacttgaattgttattgaaatgagattcaaaggggtgatcaaagaactggggttcaatgagtttcactaacctctgaagaagaaaatacagttattctcgtgtaatctctctctaatctcaaaagATCTTTTTTTGCTCAAAAGAAAAGGGATTCGCCCCTCTTCCCTAAGccatcttcttctatttataagctcagggaagatttacattgatttgttacagatattctttcctaaataatcggatactcaggaaatcatgggagataatttcgaattccatcataactgcctaagatttcctccgcgtataatgtgcgtacgaccagtctggtcgtatgaaaAAGTCGATCGCATGACactggatgtcttcctggtcgatagtcgagcacagattctgccagatgtcagtcacatgtaattaatgcctgccatgtcattcacttctgatttttgggataacatttcccccccaagtttgttttgtgcgaccagcaataaagaaacttaaatgaacaaccgttcacatccccatgatgtctgtcagaatccccgtgcattttcgaaaaccgtgacataattatgtctaatcaagcattttcagtttccaaaaaggcaatttgacggcttatacacttccccacgtttcgaaagtgggaagtgatgattactgccttttggccatcccttcgatccctataagtaggcttttcttcccctttaagaaatttttattcaccatctttgccaatattttcaagaacttgcaccagagttcaGAGCTTCAAAAACCAGTCTGATGTTTAGCCGAAGGTCTTCCGGTTCGAGTTTTCATCTTCttccgaatctccatcttcgcccaggtaagaaCTTCGTTCTTTAAGCTTTCTATTACGCCATGCATGTCGTTTCTGTGCTCTGCGACTTCTatattcttgaatagggttttaagggttttttggtatAAACCATCTATTGCTTGGTAAAAGTGCGTTTTTATGCTCTGTATAGGTTAAGactatagtttgatagttaggatctctggtttgggacgttaggttgacgaaaTATTCAACATTTAAGCCAGgtgaaaaaaccaaaaaaaatttcCCGCCCctcaggagtcgaaaaagttctcttttaagaaaacagtttactttcctttttgtttttatccgtctttcaaactacccacgttgaagttagcgTAGAATTAGGATGTTGCTGGTTATTTAGGgatgagcaacgttatcccaatcttctacactacttcgcggattgtgtcttatctcctccattgtctgtttgcagttcatatgcaagacccttggggggagaaagacctattgaagacaaactcttggcccaactactcgaaggcgaagagaatccatccacaCTGATTCCAGAAATCCTCTTTTCACGTCCTAACTCAAATCCTCCACCAGTTCCcaatcagaaaatggccagaacaaaaaccaaagctagaaAAAGACGCGACCTtaactctccaagtcagcctcctgctgatgccccctcgaccagtggtcgaggtgaatttcCCCCTGAAACCGAAGTTCAGAGGCGTACCCGTCCTCGCCATGCcgaccagccggctgtcgagtggcatgtCGTTTCCCCAAGTTTGGTGACACTTCGCATGATCAccaactatttaaataaatacaatctgacgggggtgaccctggtcagaccttccaccgaccagcg
This genomic interval from Humulus lupulus chromosome 8, drHumLupu1.1, whole genome shotgun sequence contains the following:
- the LOC133797747 gene encoding uncharacterized protein LOC133797747, which gives rise to MGNCFAKPKKLASPVLAPVSVSVPVTMAKPKKKSTAEIVPHDHHSTVRLYGTPISSHTAYIRFALQHKGVPVRFTPSISDPPLIEVGAERVSGSRESLLQYIESKFPNPPLAVKKCNGEDAKPWVVTLTALQHRSMTWHVERLLRWSEDLGARGGKKRGSGGGIDPRVGTPRMEVKKFNKSYSQLLELMLEHAQMEERVLFPILNSADPGICKAANEEHARHLPIMNGIKEDIKSIGVLDNGSPAYLEAFSNLSKRLKTLLEHCKEHFVEEEIQVLPYIEATELSKPRQRRVLEQSLDVMQGTHSRLFNFFLEGLLPLDAMQYLDLVAMCHDEERMSSMLQMIEDINSL